The Ahaetulla prasina isolate Xishuangbanna chromosome 7, ASM2864084v1, whole genome shotgun sequence genome segment TCAATGAAATGTGTAATAATTGATAAAGAACCAAAATAAAGCAAGCTCTATGGATGTCTATGAACTaaagaagcttgttggatgagaagtaaaacattttcaaggcaaaaaaccaagaaagtccagttgcccttttaaaaaagcacctttggaacacgcTCCCTTGactttccattttaaatatttttttcctccagaatAATTTCAGTCTAGATTTTGTGAAGTATTTCAAATGGTACCTCTTCTACTTTATACATTAAAGTTAAaactttaattttgattttaattttctgaGGCCTCTTTTTACTGAATTTTGCTTCTGTTTCCTTAGGTGTAGTGAATGTACTGTTGACTACTCCGCTCTGGGTGGTAAACACCCGTCTTAAACTCCAGGGGGCAAAATTTAGAAATGAAGATATTATACCAACCAATTACAAAGGCATTGCAGGTAGGTtgttggggtgtgtgtatgtggttgccctcatctattgtaatgtatttaaattatGCTTTTTCAAACTCAGTATACCAACACATAGCTCTACCACTCCTGAGGCAGCATTTTGGCATAGCTTTCCTTGCTCATCAAACACACTGTCCTTTTTGTAGGCTTGAAAAAGCTGCTATGCTCTCAATATCCTACCAATTGCATGAAAAAAGAACTGATACGAGAATGTAATGTATTTCATATTCTCCTGCTCATGAGCTATATTCTCCAGAAATTTCAGCATTGTTATTGATTTTATTAACATACAGTATACCATTTATATACTTCCTTTTTATTCTAGTAACGATGGGACAGACTTGTTTTCAGGTCTTTATAATCTGAACGATGAGGTGGATTATTCAACCTCTACTCTCTCTAGTCATTTTGTAAAAAACCAACTACCAATTATCTTTAACTTTCAATGTTATTTTTACAAAGTGAATTAAGGCATATAGCTGTAACTCGTATCAATTATATGGAGAAGAAAATTCCAgattaatttctattttttatttttatttaatttgagaaaaatgtaaaatataagcAGAATACTAAGATACACTAAAAAACAAAATCCTTAAACACGGAGCTGAGATTCCTTCCCAGCTGAGATTCCCTTCTGCCAAGCTCCCTAGCTAGAAAAACCCAAGATTAAAAGTTGATTAGCAGCAGAAAAGGAGGGAAATAAGGAACCAACATCcagatttcaagaaaaaaaatgggttgCTGTACCGAATAAGGCTTCATCCTTAACAAAGGAACAAATTGAACAGATTGTAGTTCCTCAGGGATATCACGAAGTAATGTTGGAGTTAGCTCAAGAAACTCCATGGTCTGGATATATTGGTAGGCGTAAGACCACTTACAGTATTTTGGATATATTCTATTGGCCAGGGATCTGTGGAGAGATGGCCCAGTACTGTAGATCTTGCCCGGTGTGTCAGTTGGTAAAACCAAAAGGGGAACACAATGAAGTTCCTATGGAAATAGTACCTTTAATTCTTATTGCCTTTTCTAAAATAACTGTAGGTGTTGTAGGCCCTTTGCCATGATCTAGTAAAGGCAACGAGTATATCCTAGTTGTCTGTGACTATGCCACTTGGTATCCCAAAGCAGTTCCATTAAGGAATGTGACCACCAAGAGAATAGCAGAGAAGCTGGACGAAATCTTCAATAGACTAGGCATACCAAAGGAGATCCTTACAGATCAAAGAACCAATTTCCAAACAGCACTACTGAAATATTTATACACGGATCTAGGAATAAAAGAGATGTGTACCAGTCCTTATGACAGTCTTATGGAAAGGGTGAAGCAGACCCTAAAATCTGTTCTCAAAAAATAAGCAGACCAAGACCCAAAACATTGGGATATATAGATGCTTTTTCTATCTGAAATTCCTCAGACATTTACAGGATTTAGCCCTTTTGAGTTACAGTATAGGAGTCAACTTTTGGGGTTCTAGACATCATTAAGGAAAATTGGTGCAAAAACCTAGAAGGCTTTAAAAACCTAATTGCATATATCTtattctagagcagtgatggtgaaccttttggcaccgagtgcccaaactggaatacatgtgcatgtgcatgcgtgcgcgTGCCAGAACAccggaaatccaaagaccagctggccagtgtgcacatgcctgttttttggccatggggaggggcatttttaGGCCATGtattgggccgttttcaggccattttttgaaaACTCCCCCAAAACAccttgaaaatggcccaaaaaacagcccaaaaaatggcctgttttttggccgtttttcaggccatttttcagtgcTCTGgcacccacaaagaccagctggccagtgtgcacatgcctgttttttggccatggggaggggcatttttaGGCCATGtattgggccgttttcaggccattttttgaaaACTCCCCCAAAACAccttgaaaatggcccaaaaaacagcccaaaaaatggcctgttttttggccgtttttcaggccatttttcagtgcTCTGgcacccacaaagaccagctggccagcatgcatgtgcacaccgaaaaccagaagagcagctgacaacggcacatgtgcccacagagagggctctatgtgccacctctggcaggcgtgccataggttcgccatcacggttctagaggaATAACTTAAAATCCCTAGGTCACATTGCTAAGGAATATTTAGAAAccagaaaaagacagaaaaggcATCATGATAGAGATTTAAAGGTGAAGCAACTTAACCTAGCAGATCAAGTCCAGTTACTGTTGTCTAGTAAAGAAAGCAAACTACAGGCTAAGTGGCAGGGCCGTTTCATAATGAAGAGGTGAACTGAACCAATAAATTATGAAACTGAATTGGGAGACAAGAAAAGGAAGTGCCAACCTAGTAAGGAAATAGCACAATAGAATTAAATCTTGGATGGTTTTGCTGGTACTAGAGGAAAGGCATCCAGAATCAACCTTGGGATGCAATACTTCAACTATTCTATGGAAAAACACTTATCAATTCAGACCTAGGGGATAGTCAAaacaaagagataaaaaaatattacGGGACTGGAAACATATGTTTACCAAACAATTGAGTGTAATATCTTACTTAGTTGAACACAAAATAGAAAAGGGCAAAACCTGATCAATTAGATCTCCCTATAGAATTCTTGAGCAGTTGAAAGATGTGTTAACAAAATGAAGTAGAAAAGATGCTCCAGATAGATATAATAGAACCATCTCTAAGTGATTGGTATTCTCCAGTTGTATTGGTCTCAAAGCCAAATGGGGattatggttttgtgcagacttcAGGCAAATAAGCAAAGTTTGATGGGTACCCAATGCCTAGACTGGATGAAGGAGAGATAAAATCTGAACAGAGAAAGGTGACAACAAAGATGTTTGCTCTTTTCTGGTTTTGGGGGAATGTTATCAAAGGTTTATCCCTCTAACAGACCTAACGAGAAAAACAACCTTCAAAAGTATAGTGGTCTAAGGAATGCCTGGAgacatttttgaaaataaaagatacattatgtAGGAAGCCAGTATTAAAAGGGCCAGATTTTTCCCAACCATTTGTTGTATAGATAGATGCATCTAATGTAGGCTTAGGTGCCGTGCTTATTCAAAATCATGAAGGGATGAACCATCCTGTGATCTATTTGTCAAAGAAATTCCTTCCAAGCGAACAAAACCATTAACCAGAGGATGCCTGTACAGGAAAAATAAGGAACATAAcaattctaaataaaataattactgtTAACCTAATTAAATTAATCTTACAGCTTGCATAGCATCTTAGAGTGTAGAACTTGACAATTCTTTGCTGAAAGGGATGGAGATTATCTAGATTTTTGatcctttgttttccttcttttcttttttcgaaCTATTCTTACTGTCTTATAGAAAGCAGAGGACAAGTAAAAGCCATTCTCTTTGAATGGACTAAGTGTTCTCATGGGTCCAGCGAGAAAAGTATTTAACTGTTGAGAATCAGTCTTCCTGATGATTTGATGAGTGAATAATAAAAAGGCGGTATCTGGTTTCATCCAGTTGTGCCATTGATTAAAAACGATTGCATTAAAGAAGCCTTTGGGACAAACAAAATGAATTCTGTCTATTCAGGTCTTTCAGCAGGGAATGAACTAAGCAGATGCTGTAGGGGGCATTATTTATCACAAATATATTTTTCACTTGCACATGGCTTTCGAAGACCTATTTTAGTTGATTGATGAGTTCCATTTAATActgaaaagggtttttttaaatttcaaatggcATAGATAACAGTCCATTCTTAAAACTGATTTCTTAATTGATAAGGTCTTGTGAATGTAAGAAGAAATTATTGTATTTGTCTTATCTTAAACTAAGGATTAGAGTAAAATATTTTCAACAGAAACATGTTACCTGTCAATCACCGAATCTCTAAACTTTCCATTGCTTCTCCTTGGGATGATGGAAACAATATATGCTGAATAGTAGAAGAAATTGAAATGAATGGTAAAATCAAAAAAGATCAATATTTCTATTAGACAATTGCTGGATAAGATAATTAAAACTCTGGGGAAATTTAGAAGTAACTATACAcacatttaatttatattaaacaCACATGACATGGTAGCAGAAGTGTTACTTTGCAATCaactaattaatcaatcaatgatagaaacaagtaaataaaaaagTACTTTTCTGCATGCCAAACCTCTTTAAACTTAATTTGAGAGGCAGAAAGGTTAGTCTGCCTTAACTAATTGCTACGTATTTGATCAGCCTTGCATTGCTGAAAGAAAAATCAACACTGCTTGGAATAGTATGGCATAGAAACATTATAAATAAATCTCTGAATTATGTCACAATTACAGGAAAAATTTGAATTGATTTATAAGACAACTTTTGTATGCTGTAATTTTTTATGACCAGTTTTAAGAACTCCTTCACCTTCTCTTTCACCTTGAATTTGATCATTCCAGCTTACTAACAATTGTGTGTGATCAATACTGAACAATAGAGTAAAATCTGCTACAATGAGTCCATacaaaattctttaaattctgatctaaattgcaaaataaatgtaaaacTCAGTGAATAATGCTAAACTGGCAGACTGATCAAATGTATAATTCTGCATCCGCTGTAAGATTCTTATTtcccttatttatttttctaatcaGATGCTTTTCATCAGATAATACGAGAGGAAGGAATCTTGGCTTTGTGGAATGGTACTTTCCCCTCACTGCTGTTAGTATTTAACCCTGCCATTCAATTCATGTTTTATGAAGGGCTTAagaggaaaattttaaaaagacaactgCAGGTGAGATTCCAAGGCTTACAAGAAAGATGATGTTTAACTTTGATCTCAGAAATTGTTCCATTCAACTATATTGTTACCATTTTGGTTTAAGGTTATGATGGATTTGAAGgttcttaattttgtttttgcATCTAGATactaattttttttcatattgttttAGCTGTCTTCACTGGACGCCTTTGCTATTGGAGCAATAGCCAAAGCAATTGCCACTACCCTCACTTACCCTATGCAGACAGTACAGTCAATTTTACGGGTATGTACGAGTAATGCCAAATCACTTTCATTCACACCCTAACTTGTAAACCCTTGTTCCATTTAATAGGTcttaatttgttattttatttatttatttattttgtcacaacagtatatataagcataagcatgaaaataactatataatatataagcatatatataagcataagtatgtaataactatattaattggatataacgaaaggaaacaataggacaggaatggtaggcatgtttgtgctcttatgcacgtcccttacagacctcttaggaatagggtgaggacagtagtagacagtttttggttaaagctttggggattttgagaagagaccaaagagtcaggtagtgtgttccaagtattaataactgttacagaagtcatattttctgcaatcaagattgaagcagttaatattaagtttaaatctattgtttgctcttgtattgttgtgattgaagctgaagtagtctttaacaggaaggacattgcaatagatgattctatgagttaaatacaggtcctgttgaaggcggcggagttctaaggtttctaaacccaagatttcaagtctggtggcgtaacgtattttgttgtattcagaggtggcgtatcccactcctccactgacggccgggtcagggaaatccgaatcaggtgtgcctctgcagctctgccaaagtcctagcaaagtcctcagggcaggcaggagaccagaaactgacttcagcaagatatgtttagactttgcctgactcagagaatgccagaaagcagatcctttatataggccatgtggtatggctccatgactcagcacttatccaggcctgcccctcccttccttctgttgcctccacctatcaagtcttctgacgcgagggtcactccagtcggcagctgttggtaatagacctccctcaggctcacatgctgtggaggagggggaggggtctagttgctccgtttgcctgggcatggagccagagctgggggctggaggtatttcttcctcttcagcctgtctgggcatggagccagggctggggccgggaagcatactagaacattcctccgtgttcggaagcagataagaagaccccggctgaggtgagattggacgagacacaacaagaggaatggagaactcttcttgtaaaatatttctggacacattcaattgtattgatgtctgaaatgtggtatgggttccagataggcgagctgtattcaagaattggtctagcaaatgttttataaaatctggttagtagtgtagtttttctggagaagaagctacgtaagattaggtttacaactcttaaagccttttttgcaatgtagttgcagtgggctttggcacttagatcattggatatgaaaactccaaggtctttaacagggtgggggtcatctgtaaggtaatgcccatcgagtttgtatttagtgtttagattcttttttctaatgtgtaagacagagcatttggtggttgagatttggagttgccaagtttttgaccattctgacacaaagtcagggtctttttgaagggtagctgtattgttggtagtgttaaatagtttgacatcgtcagcgaaaagaacataattacttttaatatggtcacagagatcattaatatataatatgaagagtgttgtccaagaacactgccttggggaacgccgctattgacaggaacaggatttgatagagcactgcctattttgaccacttgttgtctgtttgacaggaacactgttacccaattgtggaggggtccggagatgctgtaggattttaattttaggagaagtttgtcatgtaccactgagtcaaaaagctttacagaagtttatgtaaattgcatctattgttttgccttgatcaagatttgtagtccatatgtttttgcagtgaagaagttgtaagttacatgataatttttttctgaaaccaaattgtttaatgtattggttgatgatagattccataactttacagatgacgcagcatagagagattggtctgtaattttcaactaagctggagtctccttttttgaagacagggatgatcatggctagtgaccaaagtttgggaaagaaactggttgtgaaggcttttccaaagattatgcttaggggttctgctatattagtggaaagcttttttaagaagtatgcacatagtccatcaagtcctatagatagggatggtttcagtttgcgaaaagctttttcaacattttcttcagtgaaatctatatgtgttaggtcgttgttagtGCAGTTGGGAAATGTTGGGTATGaggcattactgttaacaaagactgagccgaagactGTGTtacaagaggtttgctttaactgtttcatcattattttctttgccgttagattcttttaatggtgggatggatctcgagtcattaagtttgttgttcacaaaattataaaaagcacgattggaatttatgttgaataaatagaataaataaattgcatagaagtctatgcaatctacatagacttctgcaaagcttttgattcagtagtacatgataaactactcctcaaactaaaatcctatggcattctgggacctcttcacaattggataaatgccttcctgtcaaacagacaacaagtagtcaaaattggcaacgctatatcaaatcctgttcctgtcaaaagtggcgttccccaaggtagcgttcttggaccaacactcttcatactatacataaatgatctctgtgacctaatctcaagttattgtgttctctttgctgacgatgtcaaactatttaataccactaataatacttctacccttcaagaagacctcgacttaatttccgattggtctaaaacttggcaactccaaatctcaaccagcaaatgctcagtcttacatattggaaaaaagaagcctaacatcaagtacaaacttgatggacattacctaactgacgacccccaccctgtcaaagatcttggagttctcatatcaaatgaccttaatgccaaagcccactgcaactacatagctaaaaaggccctaagagttgtaaacctaattttacgcagcttcttttctaaaaactttacactactaactagagaatacaaaacatttgccagacctattcttgaatacagctcatccgtctggaacccataccacatctctgacataaatacaatagaacgagtccagaaatattttactagaagagttcttcactccttagaaaacaacaaaatactttataccaagagacttgaaatcctgggattagaaaacttacaactccgtcgacttcaacatgacctgtgtttaacacacaaaatcatctattgcaatatccttcctataaaagactacttcagcttcaatcgcaatattacaagagcaaaaaatagattcaagctaaatgtcaaccgcttcaaacttgattgtagaaaatatgacttctgtaacagagttgttaatgcttggaactcattacctgattccatagtctctactcaaaatcccaaaatcttcaaccaaaaactgtctactattgacctcaccccattcctaagaggactataaggggcgtgcataagagcacaaaagtgcctaccgttcctgtcctattgttcccttcattatatcaaattaatatagttgatgcataaaaaattgtgcgcagaaggtcttcttcttgcttggtgtggtaatttaacTGAGGCTAAAAAGCTCTTCTGATGAGCCCCGCTGTGGCTCGACACATGATGCTACAGGGATCCGGATCATGAGAGCAGCCCTTAATCAAAGATTCAAAGGGATGACATGTCAAGGAtttgtttgagggctgcagggatctgcgtttggcaaaCATGAGAAAGGAATCAGCGCACTGGCAACTGGGATAGAGGAAGATGAGGGCTGAGCATTAGGAAGATCTGCTTTAGTTCTGGGATTTAGCAAATGacatggcagctgaggctgtcagatgaggagggagagagcagctgggtgtccaatcaatggagcagttcagtcatggggcggggcatgagcagtgcgggatgtttaaaaggggctgagaggcagaagctctcagcgctgattTTATACAGAGATACCttgacttttactgagacccggtttgtagcagacccaataaaagaagtcactatcggaaagaaaaccaactgtggctgagcaagcCGAGATCTTCAAAACTGTTTCTCAGACTTTCACAATTAGAATGTTGTGAATTAATACTAGCATATGGCTTCCATAATGGATgctgcttttccaaaagtacATTAGCATACTAGGCTGCATTTATGACTGTTAGGCAGGATTTCTCCTATTATGTAATAGTCAGTTAAGCCTGGTAGCTTCATACTCTCTTTTTAAATCCTTTCTATTAACACCACAGCTCAAGTTATatgtcaaaatttaaaataattatacttATTTCTCATTTGGAAGACTGAAGAAAAAGAGTAGAAGAGTGGCTGACAACACTCTTCCAAGATAGCCAACAGCTAAACATTGAGGAAGTTTTTCTACAATAAGAAACAGTAAACTaatttcattttccatttctaAAAAAATTGAGATTCTTGAATGGGACTTTAAAACAGAACTAGAACTTATttgagctttcttgtttttcttagaaACAAGTTAATTGACTGGTCTTCTACATCAtcctttccttttcattcttcAGCCCATTCCACTAGCTCCCCAGcttcatctaataaaaataagcCCATCTGAACACTGGGAGAAGATCCTGTCATAGAATGGCTCAGTTGAATTCATGGCAAAACAGTGTTTGGTCACAGCAAAGACTGACATTTTAATGTTCAAGCAATTCGCCTTCATTAAAAATAATCTGGATCTGTGCAAAAGTGACTTTGAAGTTTTGCACAAAAACATATAGAAAGACACTCCACCTTTATTGAAATGCATGTCCCAGCAGACAAGTTAGTTAAACAATAAACCTTGGGACTGAGTAATAATAAATCATAAGCCAATAAAGGTGTCAGTGTGCTGACTCTGGTGTGCAAGCAGTTAAAGAAATTACCTCATCAAAGGTATTCTTGCAATTAAATCAGGTTGCTCTTTGTTGCACAGCCTTAATTCTAGTCAGTGGGTCCAAAAGAGCAATTGTAACTTCTCTGGGATAGCTTCTTCGTTGCCAAATAGATTTGTATTTATTTGAGTGGCTCCCACGTTTGCCTTGCAGTAAGTGAATCTTACTGACTTTTAAGCAATTTATTATACCTCGCATGTCACTTAAAAGGAAACAATTTATTGCTACCTTTTGTATTGTTCCAATCAAAGGGTACATGTTGGAGGGGCAACCCCTTTGTTCAGCTCTGCTACTTGTGATCTACATAGTATATTAATTAATAACCTGTTGTTAATAGCAGTATCTCCTCTCCCCATTTGTTGGTTAAGCAGGCAGATATGCAGAATGAGGCAAAGTTTGATACAGAAGAAGCTGTACTTATCAACACTTATGGAGATTTACCCATGGTCAAGCAAGATGATACTTTACAAAGGTTGGATAGCCTTAAAAGAGAACTCTGCTATCAACCTGACTAACAAAAATCAATAGCAAATTCTAGCTTTTAGGACTCTCTTTGGAAAACCTCTGTCCCTTAGGGTTTGAAAAtgccatatactgtatttttcgaagtataaaatgcacctttccccccaaaaaaagagagtgaaaatctgggtgcgtcttatactccgaatatagcCCCATTCAGgatgtttcagaggctgaaaaaagcttcacaaatgaagcttcagaaaagaagctcccaaacagagcttcagaggctttttttctgacgctgttttggaggctttcagaggcaggaaaaaaagttttttctgaaacagagtttcagaagtttcagaggcagaaaaaaaagcaaaaaaaagcaagacacagagttcacaaccaaggaacctgttgctaaaattcacctctgggaacagctgactgagGGTATTCCAAGaacccgatccacctgccaatgagcttttttcttttattttcctcctcaaaaactaaggtgcatcttatagtcaggtgcgtcttatatgccaaaaaatatggtatctatCCCATTTTAAAGAACTACTCTGGTAGACAGCACATTTTCTATCTGTCACTGCTCTTATTTAAATGGGACCCTGACATATATTTCCAGGTTGCACAAATTTTGGTGATTGCTACTTCTATTTGTGTTAAAGTCATGATACagaatttaatgtaatttaatgcattgtatgtctttttaaaaacagttttaataATAGTTATAGGTTTAGATGTTTCATTATTGTACTCTCTGGCCCAGAGgccataataattttaatttgcttatGTTTAAGTTATGTACAGGATTATAAAAGCTTGATCACAATACTTTCTATTAACAATCCATAATTTTGCATACTTCTGTAAGCAGAAATTAAAAGGGAAaatgttcatttattcattttgtctCCTTTTCAGTTTGGACATCACCGACTGAACCCTGAAAACAGGAGATTAGGTAGTCTTAAAAATGTCCTCTACCTTCTACAGCAAAGAATAAAGTaagttttgcatttttaattgaCTTCTACTTAACTCAATTTAATGTCTTACTACTTTACTGTAAATTGGGCACTTTGTAAATGGATAGTTacatagaaatatatttattatacacatacacacacatacacaacaacaaaatattaaaatttaataatagaataaaagccCTGGAATTATCCTGTGATAAAAGCTGtcatattgttttaaaattagaagggaaaaaagaggTAATCTAGTTCAATGTATTGCTTAGTGCACAATCCACTATAGCATGTCTAGAGATGACCATGCAGTCTCTGACTGAAGATCTCTGGAGTAGTTGTCACTATATTATATGGAAGCCTGTTCTACTGATTGATAGCTCACATAGTTCCTCTTCTGCATATCACAGATATCAAGATTTCAATCAGTTTTCTGCTAGGTGCCAATCACCTTCAGTTCTTCAACCAATTTCTCCCTTTTGTTGGGTATTAAATCCAGGATAGCAGACCCACTATTTTCCACATTCTTATAAATGAAGTTGTcagcaagagagtaaaagaatttatTGAATCTCTGATTCTTGGCAGAATTGAATTTCCAGCAGATGTCAGGATAAGGGAAATCCGTTATGTCTGTTGCATGCCTGTTTGAAAGACTGGTTTTCTGATACATAAAGGCCTCATTCATATCTTGCCTTCTCAAGTGATTGCCACAATTCCCATTTTTCCTTCTCACTGTTTATTCTTAACCAAATACTTTCTGCAGGATTTCCATGCTCCAGTTCATAAATTTCtgtgcaaatatatattttatttatatacagtgCACCATCCCCATGCTTTTCATTGGGCCTGTTGTTTTAGAAGAAACTATCTGATGATCATGGACAAGTTTCTACCA includes the following:
- the SLC25A17 gene encoding peroxisomal membrane protein PMP34 isoform X3, with the protein product MTVFFPLDTARLRLQVDEKRKSKTTHAVLLEIIKEEGIIAPYRGWFPVISSLCCSNFVYFYTFNSLKTLWAKGHHSTTGKDLILGVVAGVVNVLLTTPLWVVNTRLKLQGAKFRNEDIIPTNYKGIADAFHQIIREEGILALWNGTFPSLLLVFNPAIQFMFYEGLKRKILKRQLQLSSLDAFAIGAIAKAIATTLTYPMQTVQSILRFGHHRLNPENRRLGSLKNVLYLLQQRIKRFGLVGLYKGLEAKLLQTVLTAALMFLVYEKLTAITFTVMGLKHPLKN